In Nitrospirota bacterium, one genomic interval encodes:
- a CDS encoding PQQ-binding-like beta-propeller repeat protein: MLRPKMAIVVVATIVGIGGYSSYGITQQKDTSYAVMFRADIQHTGVYDTNAVSSFGGLKWRFRARGGVHSSPISTDRAVYFGSKNGNLYAVDIGTGKELWRFKTGGAIISTPAMADEVLYFGSSDGNLYAVDIRAGNELWRFKAGAPVISSPAIDNGVIFFGSNNGTFYAVDIKTKREIWIFETGDEVNSSPAIANGIVYFGSSDGNLYAVDIKSGLEKWKFRTKGRVCSSPAISGGAVYFGSWDGNLYAVDAITGAEIWRFQTRGWVNSSPAISGGAVYFGSFDRTLYAVDIRAGKERWRFRTRDWVNSSPSIAEDIVYFGSYDRNLYAVDVTTGQEKWRFRTRGLVYSSPLIANGIVYFGSNDGFLYAVH; encoded by the coding sequence ATGTTAAGGCCAAAAATGGCAATCGTAGTGGTTGCCACGATTGTTGGCATCGGGGGTTATTCGTCCTATGGCATTACCCAGCAAAAAGACACTTCTTATGCAGTAATGTTTCGGGCAGACATCCAGCATACAGGCGTTTATGACACAAATGCCGTGTCATCCTTTGGAGGGCTAAAGTGGCGTTTTAGGGCAAGAGGCGGAGTTCACTCCTCGCCTATCTCAACCGATAGGGCGGTTTATTTTGGAAGTAAGAATGGAAACCTCTATGCAGTTGACATAGGAACTGGTAAGGAGCTCTGGAGGTTTAAGACAGGCGGCGCTATAATCTCCACGCCTGCCATGGCAGATGAAGTGCTCTATTTTGGAAGCAGTGATGGAAACCTTTATGCAGTTGACATAAGGGCTGGTAATGAGCTCTGGAGGTTTAAGGCAGGTGCTCCTGTGATTTCCTCTCCTGCCATTGACAACGGAGTGATTTTTTTTGGGAGTAACAACGGAACATTCTATGCAGTAGACATTAAAACAAAAAGGGAAATCTGGATATTCGAAACAGGAGACGAGGTGAATTCCTCTCCTGCCATAGCTAATGGAATAGTCTACTTTGGCAGCAGCGATGGAAATCTCTATGCAGTTGACATAAAAAGCGGTTTAGAGAAATGGAAGTTCAGGACAAAAGGCCGTGTATGTTCCTCACCTGCTATTTCAGGAGGGGCAGTGTATTTCGGAAGCTGGGATGGAAACCTCTATGCAGTTGATGCAATCACCGGGGCTGAGATATGGAGATTCCAGACAAGGGGCTGGGTGAATTCCTCGCCTGCTATTTCAGGAGGGGCTGTGTATTTCGGAAGCTTCGATAGAACCCTCTATGCAGTGGACATAAGGGCTGGAAAGGAAAGGTGGCGGTTCAGAACGAGGGACTGGGTGAATTCCTCGCCTTCTATAGCCGAAGATATAGTTTACTTTGGAAGCTACGACAGAAACCTCTATGCAGTGGATGTTACAACCGGACAGGAGAAATGGAGATTCAGGACAAGGGGACTCGTGTATTCTTCCCCTCTAATAGCCAATGGGATAGTCTACTTTGGCAGTAATGATGGATTCCTCTATGCAGTTCACTGA
- a CDS encoding tetratricopeptide repeat protein — MKTACTCVLIIALANTSAFAGSSAEELENRIYNAYGKTGIKIFRNMDGIKSAQDVMEDAGFSESEMAEMLKWFEKEAGSLNQKALAFYNGGDVPSAIPYIETALEITSKVLGRKHPAVAKALNFLAELYKLTERHADAEPLYKWVLEINEARYGKDHPAVAAGIINLALLYKSMSRHSEAEPLLLRALDICETTYGKDHQTVSAVITNLALLYDEKGRYQEAEPLYLRALTIDEKALGGEHPQLFTTLNNLASLYLSTGRYVDAEPLYLRAIKIMDKALGGEHPQLSTTLNNLASLYLSTGRYVDAEPLYLKEIGRAKRQRTPISRH, encoded by the coding sequence ATGAAGACAGCCTGCACATGCGTCCTGATTATCGCCCTTGCTAATACATCAGCTTTTGCAGGCTCTTCTGCCGAAGAGCTCGAAAACAGGATTTACAATGCATATGGCAAAACCGGCATTAAGATTTTTAGGAACATGGACGGCATTAAGAGTGCACAGGATGTCATGGAAGATGCAGGTTTTTCTGAGTCCGAGATGGCTGAAATGCTCAAGTGGTTCGAGAAAGAAGCAGGCTCGCTCAACCAAAAGGCATTGGCATTTTATAACGGAGGCGATGTCCCTTCCGCAATCCCATACATAGAGACTGCCTTAGAGATAACCTCAAAGGTCTTAGGTAGAAAACACCCTGCAGTGGCAAAGGCACTTAATTTTCTCGCAGAGCTTTATAAACTGACAGAAAGGCATGCAGATGCAGAGCCACTTTATAAATGGGTATTAGAGATAAATGAAGCAAGATACGGCAAAGACCATCCAGCAGTAGCAGCAGGCATCATAAACCTTGCCCTCCTTTATAAATCGATGTCAAGACACTCAGAGGCAGAGCCCCTCCTTTTGAGGGCACTCGATATATGCGAGACTACATATGGCAAAGACCATCAGACAGTCTCTGCAGTCATTACAAACCTTGCACTGCTTTACGACGAAAAAGGTAGGTACCAGGAGGCAGAGCCTCTTTATCTAAGGGCACTCACGATAGATGAAAAGGCATTGGGAGGAGAGCATCCCCAGCTTTTCACTACGCTCAATAACCTTGCCAGCCTTTATTTGTCAACAGGCAGATATGTAGATGCAGAGCCCCTTTATCTAAGGGCAATAAAGATAATGGATAAGGCATTGGGAGGAGAGCATCCCCAGCTTTCAACTACGCTCAATAACCTTGCCAGCCTTTATTTGTCAACAGGCAGATATGTAGATGCAGAGCCCCTTTATCTCAAGGAGATCGGAAGAGCAAAGAGGCAGAGGACTCCTATCTCAAGGCACTGA